Proteins from a single region of Synergistaceae bacterium:
- a CDS encoding biotin/lipoyl-binding protein: protein MKKEIFSEAALARLRSPEQLDSLFRVTQPVTWMALAMLCVLTASVVLWSFYGVLSESVTTVGMIIDSAGVVNVYHDVGGRLTEVLVRPGMRVKQGDVVARLSQPSMLNDIAMSKQNIAVSTNKQQVESGIANFDSVTSKWYQSAEVVSAYDGIILEVAVNEGSILAPGSMVICTIRRDQNRDDVSALMYVPMESGKKVNVGMVVRLTPSGSDADEDGSLMGVVRQVSQYPASSAGIAKNIGNMDVVQWITQNLGGAVVEVRVDLVRDPKSESGYLWSSITGNHPKVSAGSFCSGMIVVKRTPPIEKVFLKLSQWLRKS from the coding sequence ATGAAAAAAGAGATATTCAGCGAAGCCGCGCTAGCGCGGCTTCGTTCGCCTGAACAGTTGGATTCCCTTTTTCGCGTGACCCAACCCGTGACGTGGATGGCTCTCGCGATGCTGTGTGTCTTGACGGCGTCCGTGGTGTTGTGGAGCTTTTACGGAGTCCTGTCTGAATCAGTGACCACCGTGGGCATGATCATCGACTCCGCTGGGGTCGTCAACGTCTATCACGACGTTGGGGGACGACTGACGGAAGTGCTGGTGCGCCCAGGGATGCGGGTGAAGCAAGGCGACGTGGTGGCCCGCCTGTCCCAGCCCTCCATGTTGAACGACATCGCCATGTCCAAACAGAACATTGCCGTATCCACGAACAAGCAACAGGTGGAAAGTGGTATCGCGAACTTTGATTCCGTGACGAGCAAATGGTATCAATCTGCAGAGGTTGTGAGCGCCTACGACGGGATCATCTTGGAGGTCGCCGTGAACGAGGGAAGCATCCTCGCCCCAGGGTCTATGGTGATCTGCACCATAAGGCGTGACCAAAATAGGGATGACGTATCGGCCCTCATGTACGTCCCCATGGAGTCCGGCAAAAAGGTGAATGTGGGGATGGTCGTGCGCCTTACGCCCAGCGGCTCGGACGCCGACGAGGACGGCAGCCTCATGGGGGTGGTACGGCAGGTATCGCAGTATCCGGCCTCCAGCGCCGGGATCGCCAAAAATATCGGCAACATGGACGTGGTACAGTGGATAACGCAAAACTTGGGAGGCGCCGTTGTCGAGGTGAGGGTGGACCTCGTCCGCGACCCGAAGTCTGAATCGGGTTATCTGTGGTCGTCCATCACGGGCAACCATCCCAAGGTAAGCGCGGGAAGTTTCTGCAGCGGCATGATCGTCGTGAAGCGCACCCCGCCGATAGAGAAAGTGTTCCTGAAATTGAGCCAGTGGCTCCGAAAATCCTGA
- a CDS encoding NAD(P)H-hydrate dehydratase: MSEVPEMSEVPAMLMEECYASGWPVFGPRKAAEALPPRPSGMNKGNRGRILVAGGSENYPGAAALSCLGALRSGGGVVSLLSSPEVCHACASRLPEAVQLPVVGAWDSRIAAALDELPRANVVVAGPGLGRSGAAVAFASALWKKWDKPLLMDGDALYALATIAEDLSPRANSVLTPHEGEAARLLGWTPEEVRENREEAVQCLSKRWGCVLLKGEGTLLAAFEKRARLDQGGAELSVPGSGDVLSGCIGTFLAQGLKPFEAACLGGILHGMAGRRIRESRGVDGVLASEIADGLPFVIGSLRALRA; this comes from the coding sequence ATGAGTGAAGTGCCTGAAATGTCTGAAGTGCCTGCAATGCTTATGGAGGAATGTTACGCTTCCGGTTGGCCCGTCTTTGGTCCGCGAAAAGCAGCCGAGGCGTTGCCGCCCCGGCCATCGGGTATGAATAAAGGGAACCGAGGGCGGATTTTGGTGGCGGGCGGCTCGGAAAACTATCCGGGAGCTGCGGCGCTGTCCTGCCTAGGAGCGCTGCGAAGCGGAGGCGGGGTCGTCTCGCTGCTCTCCTCGCCAGAGGTTTGCCACGCTTGCGCCTCTCGCCTTCCGGAAGCGGTGCAGTTGCCCGTAGTGGGAGCGTGGGACTCGCGGATAGCCGCGGCGCTGGACGAGTTGCCCCGCGCCAACGTCGTCGTGGCGGGGCCGGGGTTGGGGCGTTCCGGCGCGGCGGTGGCTTTCGCTTCGGCCCTCTGGAAAAAGTGGGATAAGCCCCTCCTCATGGACGGTGACGCCCTCTACGCTCTGGCCACTATCGCGGAAGATCTGTCGCCTCGGGCAAATTCCGTCCTGACCCCTCACGAAGGAGAAGCCGCGCGCCTTCTGGGCTGGACTCCCGAAGAAGTGCGTGAGAACCGCGAAGAGGCGGTACAATGTCTTTCAAAACGTTGGGGATGCGTTCTTCTCAAAGGAGAGGGAACGTTGCTCGCCGCCTTCGAGAAAAGGGCCCGCCTGGACCAAGGGGGCGCGGAGCTTTCCGTTCCCGGCTCTGGTGACGTACTCTCCGGGTGTATCGGGACCTTTCTGGCCCAAGGACTGAAGCCTTTCGAGGCGGCGTGTCTCGGAGGAATACTCCATGGCATGGCCGGGCGTCGCATAAGGGAGAGCAGGGGCGTGGATGGGGTCTTAGCCTCGGAGATCGCGGACGGCCTTCCCTTTGTCATCGGCTCGTTGCGGGCACTGCGTGCTTAA
- a CDS encoding NHLP family bacteriocin export ABC transporter peptidase/permease/ATPase subunit: MFHGRWFNKRVHHTPTLLQMEAVECGAAALGIILRFFGRIVPLETLRSECGVNRDGSKANNMVKAARRFGMNASGKRFTAKTVLSEVRTKGTPMIIHWNFNHFIVLEGNKGNDVFLNDPAMGHRTVNKEEFVSSFTGIALLLTPGPEFKRGGKKFSVMKEVARKLGREKGALVFVLIVGLLMIVPGLAKPVFDEIFVDEILSGHHMSWMIDLILAMSVAFLMDGFLSFLRQMVLIKWQTKLTLSDSSEFLWHILRLPVAFFQQRFSGEIAMRVSFNETVANNLTGEAATAILDIFVALFYLVLLVQYSPSLTAIGGSFTLLNILLMSILRKRLTEMSMRIQQESGKAMGTAVSGLQVIETLKANGNEADFFSKWAGYKAKENASMQEVTLSAQVMSVVPAFFNGLNVALIMLVGGFNIMDGLMSSGIFIAFRSLMTNFQEPVTKLMSLAQTLKTTEVQMQKLNDVRRYETDAINYPEQPAQPIGRNKLTGLVEFKDVSFGYSPLDPPLIENFNFTLKPGRWVALVGASGSGKSTVAKLASGLYHAWSGKVFFDGLERIDVPKDVLVSSIACIDQEIYLFSGSVRENLSLFDPSVPENDILAGARDAMINDDITALKEGYDYRISEGGSNFSGGQRQRLEIARALAVNPSLLIFDEATSALDPVTEEAVLTNIRRRGCACLMVAHRLSAFRDCDEIIVLEFGKVVQRGTHNKMITEDGPYRRLVSAQTGGSSSD, encoded by the coding sequence ATGTTCCATGGCCGCTGGTTTAATAAGCGAGTTCACCATACTCCCACGTTGCTTCAAATGGAGGCGGTGGAGTGCGGCGCCGCAGCGCTGGGCATTATTCTGCGTTTTTTCGGCCGAATTGTCCCGTTGGAGACGTTACGCTCCGAGTGCGGAGTGAATCGTGACGGCAGCAAGGCCAACAACATGGTGAAGGCCGCCAGAAGATTTGGCATGAATGCCTCTGGAAAGCGTTTCACCGCGAAAACGGTTTTATCCGAGGTGCGCACAAAGGGAACTCCGATGATCATACACTGGAACTTCAACCATTTTATCGTTCTCGAAGGAAACAAGGGAAACGACGTTTTTCTCAACGATCCCGCAATGGGGCACAGGACGGTGAATAAGGAAGAATTCGTCAGTTCCTTCACCGGCATCGCGCTTTTGTTAACTCCTGGCCCCGAATTCAAACGCGGCGGTAAAAAGTTTAGCGTGATGAAAGAGGTCGCTAGGAAATTAGGGCGTGAAAAAGGCGCTCTCGTTTTCGTTTTGATTGTTGGGCTTTTGATGATCGTGCCGGGGCTCGCAAAGCCGGTTTTTGACGAGATTTTCGTGGACGAAATACTCAGCGGGCATCATATGAGCTGGATGATAGATCTCATCCTCGCTATGAGCGTTGCCTTCCTAATGGACGGATTCCTCTCGTTTCTGAGACAGATGGTTTTGATCAAATGGCAGACGAAACTCACGCTCTCAGACTCCAGCGAGTTCCTTTGGCACATCCTCAGATTGCCGGTGGCGTTTTTTCAGCAGCGCTTCAGCGGCGAGATCGCCATGAGGGTCTCCTTCAACGAAACAGTCGCCAATAACCTCACTGGCGAGGCCGCCACGGCTATTCTGGACATTTTTGTGGCTCTTTTCTATCTCGTCCTTCTCGTTCAGTACAGCCCGTCTCTTACCGCTATCGGGGGATCTTTCACCCTCCTCAACATCCTGCTGATGTCCATTTTGAGAAAACGCCTCACGGAAATGTCCATGAGGATTCAGCAAGAGAGCGGAAAAGCGATGGGAACTGCGGTCAGCGGACTCCAGGTGATCGAAACTCTAAAGGCGAATGGCAATGAGGCCGATTTCTTCTCGAAGTGGGCGGGCTACAAGGCGAAGGAAAACGCGAGTATGCAAGAGGTCACCCTATCGGCTCAGGTAATGTCCGTCGTTCCTGCCTTCTTCAACGGGCTGAATGTTGCCCTCATCATGCTGGTGGGCGGCTTCAACATCATGGACGGCCTGATGTCCTCGGGCATTTTCATAGCGTTCCGCAGCCTAATGACGAATTTTCAGGAGCCGGTGACGAAACTGATGAGCCTCGCGCAGACCCTCAAAACCACCGAGGTTCAGATGCAGAAGCTCAACGATGTGAGACGCTACGAAACGGACGCCATCAATTATCCCGAACAACCGGCGCAGCCCATTGGGAGAAACAAACTAACGGGGCTTGTGGAATTTAAAGATGTTTCCTTCGGCTATAGTCCGCTGGATCCGCCGCTGATCGAGAACTTTAACTTTACTCTCAAGCCGGGCAGGTGGGTGGCGTTGGTCGGCGCGTCCGGCAGCGGCAAATCGACTGTGGCGAAGTTGGCGAGTGGCCTGTACCACGCCTGGAGCGGAAAGGTGTTTTTCGACGGGCTGGAGAGGATTGATGTTCCAAAAGACGTGCTCGTCAGCTCTATAGCCTGCATCGACCAAGAAATATATCTCTTCTCCGGTTCGGTCAGAGAAAACCTCTCCCTGTTCGACCCGTCCGTCCCGGAAAATGACATTCTCGCGGGGGCCAGAGACGCCATGATCAACGACGACATAACGGCGCTCAAGGAAGGATACGATTACCGGATAAGCGAAGGCGGTTCCAATTTCAGCGGGGGCCAGAGGCAGCGGCTCGAAATTGCCCGGGCGCTTGCTGTCAATCCGTCGCTCCTGATATTTGACGAGGCCACTAGCGCGTTGGACCCGGTGACGGAGGAAGCGGTTCTCACAAACATCAGACGCAGGGGATGCGCCTGTCTCATGGTGGCACACAGGCTGTCGGCGTTTCGCGACTGCGACGAGATCATCGTTCTTGAGTTTGGCAAAGTGGTCCAGAGAGGGACCCACAACAAGATGATCACGGAAGATGGCCCGTACCGCAGGTTGGTTTCCGCCCAGACGGGCGGTTCGAGCAGCGACTGA
- a CDS encoding pyridoxal phosphate-dependent aminotransferase: MKLADRYSKAQPSGMIKIFQAIETMEDVLNLSIGEPDFDTEHDIIDVATKAAKEGFTHYPPLQGFPDVRKAVCGYWKRRHGLDSSPDEVLMTVGGIQVPHLAMQALLNPGDEVLLVEPYFAPYLIQVEDKGGVAVQVRTTEENGFAPTVTDLEKALTPRTKVLLLNSPCNPTGRVVPREQLEEIAALVTQRDLFVLSDEIYESLIFKGAHVSFATLPGMKERSLTMGGLSKSHCMTGWRVGYGIGPVELIRAMTLIASSQTYGLNAPTQKASAYALANHDHKLAERNKIFAERMDYVVKRLNAMKNVTCAAAEGAFYLFPNIKGTGLTSEAFVWKLLENAHVGTIPGSAFGVSGEGYLRVACTQSIEILIQAMDRMEDFLVTLK, encoded by the coding sequence ATGAAGTTGGCGGATCGTTATAGTAAAGCGCAGCCGTCGGGGATGATTAAGATCTTTCAGGCGATAGAGACAATGGAGGATGTGCTGAACCTCAGCATCGGAGAACCCGACTTCGATACGGAACACGACATCATCGACGTCGCGACAAAGGCCGCGAAGGAGGGGTTTACCCATTACCCGCCTCTACAGGGGTTTCCCGACGTGCGCAAGGCGGTGTGCGGCTACTGGAAACGTCGCCACGGCCTCGATAGCTCGCCTGATGAGGTTTTGATGACCGTGGGCGGCATCCAGGTCCCTCATCTGGCGATGCAGGCGCTGCTGAATCCGGGTGACGAGGTCCTATTGGTGGAGCCTTACTTCGCGCCTTACCTCATCCAAGTGGAGGACAAGGGAGGCGTGGCGGTCCAGGTGAGAACCACGGAAGAAAACGGTTTCGCCCCAACCGTGACTGACCTCGAAAAGGCTTTGACACCCCGCACAAAGGTCCTTTTACTGAACTCGCCCTGCAACCCTACGGGACGCGTCGTCCCCCGCGAGCAGTTGGAGGAGATTGCCGCCCTCGTGACCCAGCGCGACCTCTTCGTTTTGAGCGATGAAATATACGAGTCCCTGATTTTCAAAGGAGCACACGTGTCCTTCGCGACGCTCCCAGGAATGAAGGAGCGCTCCTTAACGATGGGAGGACTCTCGAAGAGCCATTGTATGACCGGGTGGCGCGTGGGATACGGTATCGGGCCGGTAGAACTGATCCGCGCCATGACACTAATCGCCAGCAGCCAAACCTACGGCTTGAACGCCCCAACCCAAAAGGCCAGCGCCTACGCCCTGGCGAACCACGACCACAAGTTGGCCGAGCGCAACAAAATCTTCGCCGAACGCATGGATTACGTCGTGAAAAGACTCAACGCCATGAAGAACGTCACTTGCGCCGCCGCCGAAGGGGCCTTTTACCTCTTCCCCAACATCAAGGGCACGGGTCTCACCAGTGAGGCGTTCGTTTGGAAACTCCTGGAGAACGCGCACGTGGGCACGATTCCCGGTTCCGCCTTTGGAGTTAGTGGCGAAGGCTATCTTCGGGTTGCCTGTACCCAGTCCATCGAGATTCTAATCCAGGCCATGGATAGGATGGAAGATTTTTTAGTGACTCTGAAGTAA
- a CDS encoding flagellin, whose translation MALIVNHNIPALQTYNAVTTTTNSLQKSIQKLSSGLRISSAADDAAGLAISEKMRAQVRGLDRAVANSQDGISMIQTAEGALSETHSILQRMRELSVQAANDTLTQQDRSYIQLEIDQLREEVTRIGNTTQFNKKKLLDGSAAVLWSSDKLSTKANINGGLRTIDQFGQKNAAEGNYKIEIKATPGQGEVKKTDEFKIKHKPVEITSASVDRKTPDKLNEPILNHITVKAASAITASGGTLDPTHTSAQTLALDMSEASVNNVSQMYLEVSDIIGTATAVSSFKVKGWYTKTDGTHGEIQDQTITGTFTEATKVNGTLNITGGSFKVGFTFGVGGGTDYTGAGFKHKPTDVAKGTSALTADDVIVTVGSTDYALKGSDVKNSTLKLHDYVGGGTVPDLEFLMPTEQVIKATANNATNKSLPIIVGTNKIPGSTVTYSAQSVEAQATAFTVTDIYRSDPGKSRADETLIKSLFSMSGFTKGNAALTFKVAQSSATGELELEVKGTYWDVDGTKTDIALKTLTWAAGGTSSDTLELGSATNVLTATNAPQQDLALFNSGDAFSVFFSQSRAADVGIEVTGTDGSKVVYNFDTNGIQGKNLDLTRYGYDAKGPEKEFGVKVKVPKNFVFAKIGDIATLNTKLRDIDKFWNSEGRFLLTDAQTLTITQGDGTKSQVTLYGDDTIHDMMNKLNNAIAVDLKQNKYVGDDANKFVTYTTAANAKSNVSAITAFGESADTAPGTFVIRSVVAGADGKLSFAGDEDLIKALSMNIMKEARESSYDVNVTDAHTGKNITAGKVTGNKLIGMVHENVDVVFDAMTGISAHLNTDTGYFEYNIATQESTILHLADNTTVFQIGANEGEDMGINIGDMRAEALGLTKVLVTDREAAARSITIIDSAIDKVSMQRAKIGAYQNRLEHTINNLTVAGENLTAAESRIRDTDMAKEMMNFTKLQIMLQAGTSMLAQANGLPQNVLGLLR comes from the coding sequence ATGGCGCTTATTGTCAATCACAACATCCCCGCGCTTCAGACCTACAACGCGGTCACCACCACCACCAATTCGTTGCAGAAATCCATCCAGAAACTTTCCAGCGGATTACGCATCAGCTCCGCCGCTGACGACGCAGCAGGATTAGCCATCTCCGAGAAAATGCGAGCCCAGGTCCGCGGCCTTGACCGCGCTGTCGCGAACTCTCAAGACGGCATTTCCATGATCCAGACGGCAGAGGGCGCTCTTTCCGAGACCCATAGCATCCTACAGCGTATGCGCGAGCTGTCCGTACAAGCGGCCAATGACACTCTGACCCAGCAGGACCGAAGCTACATCCAGCTTGAGATCGACCAGCTCCGGGAGGAAGTCACGCGCATCGGCAACACGACGCAGTTCAACAAAAAGAAACTGCTGGACGGGTCAGCTGCCGTACTATGGTCCAGCGACAAGCTGTCGACCAAGGCGAACATCAACGGCGGGCTTCGCACCATCGACCAGTTCGGCCAAAAGAACGCGGCCGAAGGCAATTATAAGATCGAAATCAAAGCGACGCCGGGACAAGGTGAGGTCAAGAAGACCGACGAATTCAAGATCAAGCACAAACCCGTCGAGATCACCTCCGCTTCAGTCGATAGGAAAACCCCAGATAAGCTGAACGAGCCGATTCTCAACCACATCACCGTTAAAGCCGCTAGTGCCATCACCGCTAGCGGTGGCACGCTTGACCCCACTCATACAAGCGCCCAAACGTTGGCCCTTGATATGTCTGAGGCTTCAGTGAATAACGTCTCACAAATGTACCTGGAAGTGTCCGATATTATCGGTACCGCCACGGCGGTCAGCTCGTTCAAAGTTAAAGGCTGGTACACGAAGACCGACGGTACGCACGGCGAAATTCAGGATCAAACGATAACCGGCACTTTTACGGAAGCTACGAAGGTAAACGGGACTCTCAATATTACTGGAGGGAGTTTCAAAGTTGGCTTTACGTTCGGCGTGGGTGGTGGCACAGATTACACTGGAGCCGGCTTCAAACACAAACCCACTGACGTCGCGAAGGGTACTTCAGCACTTACCGCAGATGATGTTATTGTCACTGTGGGAAGTACGGACTATGCGCTTAAAGGATCGGACGTTAAAAATTCAACCCTGAAGCTACACGATTATGTTGGCGGTGGCACAGTCCCTGACCTAGAATTCCTGATGCCCACTGAGCAGGTTATTAAGGCCACGGCCAACAACGCTACCAATAAATCTCTTCCGATTATCGTTGGAACGAACAAAATCCCCGGCAGCACGGTCACCTATAGCGCGCAATCGGTGGAAGCGCAGGCTACGGCGTTTACGGTGACAGATATTTACAGGTCTGATCCGGGCAAGAGTAGGGCTGATGAGACGCTCATTAAAAGTTTGTTTAGTATGAGCGGTTTCACCAAAGGCAACGCGGCATTGACTTTCAAAGTCGCTCAGAGCAGTGCTACTGGTGAGCTCGAATTAGAAGTGAAGGGAACGTATTGGGACGTGGACGGAACGAAAACCGACATCGCTCTTAAGACGCTGACGTGGGCTGCCGGTGGCACAAGCAGCGACACGCTCGAACTCGGCAGCGCCACCAATGTTTTAACCGCCACTAACGCGCCGCAACAAGATTTAGCGCTCTTCAATAGTGGAGATGCATTTTCGGTGTTCTTCTCCCAATCCAGGGCGGCGGACGTGGGCATCGAGGTCACGGGGACCGATGGCTCTAAGGTCGTCTATAACTTCGACACCAATGGCATTCAAGGCAAAAATCTGGATCTAACACGCTACGGCTACGATGCCAAGGGACCCGAGAAGGAATTCGGCGTGAAGGTCAAAGTTCCGAAGAATTTCGTATTCGCCAAGATCGGCGACATCGCAACACTGAATACGAAACTGCGTGACATCGACAAGTTCTGGAACTCTGAAGGGCGCTTCCTTTTGACGGACGCCCAGACTCTCACGATAACTCAGGGCGACGGGACGAAAAGTCAAGTCACCCTCTACGGGGACGACACCATACATGACATGATGAACAAGCTCAACAATGCCATCGCCGTCGACCTCAAGCAGAACAAGTACGTGGGGGACGACGCGAACAAGTTCGTCACTTACACGACGGCGGCGAACGCCAAGTCGAACGTCTCGGCCATTACGGCTTTTGGCGAATCCGCGGATACCGCGCCGGGAACGTTCGTAATCCGTTCTGTCGTCGCGGGCGCGGATGGGAAACTCTCTTTCGCGGGAGACGAAGACTTGATAAAGGCCCTGTCTATGAACATCATGAAGGAAGCGCGGGAGAGCAGTTATGACGTGAATGTCACTGATGCCCACACGGGTAAGAACATTACGGCAGGCAAAGTGACTGGTAACAAACTGATCGGTATGGTCCACGAGAACGTGGATGTGGTGTTCGACGCGATGACCGGGATCAGTGCTCATCTCAACACCGACACGGGGTACTTTGAGTACAACATCGCGACTCAGGAATCAACGATTCTCCACCTTGCTGACAACACCACGGTGTTCCAGATCGGGGCTAACGAGGGCGAGGACATGGGCATCAATATCGGCGACATGCGCGCCGAGGCCCTAGGCCTGACGAAAGTGCTCGTAACCGACCGTGAAGCGGCGGCCCGCTCCATCACCATCATCGACAGCGCCATCGACAAGGTTTCCATGCAGCGCGCGAAGATCGGCGCGTACCAAAACCGCCTGGAGCACACCATCAACAACCTAACCGTGGCGGGCGAGAACCTAACGGCGGCCGAGAGCCGTATCCGTGACACGGACATGGCGAAAGAAATGATGAACTTCACAAAACTTCAGATCATGCTTCAAGCCGGCACCAGTATGCTGGCTCAAGCCAACGGCCTGCCGCAGAACGTCTTGGGCTTGCTCCGGTAA
- a CDS encoding TolC family protein — MSALLLGAEVRAFAELLEVNIERALGLAIANNNRIKIAKSDVALAGEARHLAHRAKGVNVSVTHNSSYTDYQGEGYPQSYGESYSNSIVGSYRLYTGGIVGSTIKEAESDYQFQNEVLRKTHQDLKLDVVRGIYTILQTEDAVRQAEESVKRLTAHVDNVSILYENGSVGRADLLRSEVELSNAKQTLIRASSSYDTAVKQLNSLMGVSLDAQLLIDEKMTYEKYPHTLEECVSFARRIHPDLAGASHAIKSAKAGVGVAQGGRLPQASLMVTQNLGSINSWPGAKADSLSVGINIEFTVLDAGAGASKVSSAKESVQKAQYHYEQTMETVILAVNSDYNSIMEAAQRVEESMSAVGKAQGAYDIAVDRYNEGVGTNIDVVDSQGALTSAHSNHTQALCDYNIALANIEHSMGGPLE, encoded by the coding sequence ATGTCGGCGCTGTTGCTGGGAGCGGAAGTTCGAGCTTTTGCTGAGCTTCTAGAGGTCAATATTGAACGCGCGCTGGGACTGGCGATAGCGAATAATAATCGTATAAAAATCGCGAAGTCGGACGTGGCACTTGCGGGAGAGGCAAGGCATTTGGCCCATAGGGCGAAAGGTGTGAACGTGAGCGTTACCCATAATTCCTCTTATACAGATTACCAAGGGGAAGGGTATCCTCAAAGCTACGGAGAGTCTTACAGCAACAGCATTGTCGGCTCCTATCGGCTCTATACGGGCGGAATCGTCGGCAGCACTATCAAAGAAGCCGAGAGCGATTACCAATTCCAAAACGAGGTCCTGCGTAAGACCCATCAGGACTTAAAGCTGGATGTGGTTCGTGGCATCTATACGATACTTCAGACCGAGGACGCGGTCCGCCAGGCGGAAGAATCGGTGAAACGCTTGACCGCTCACGTGGATAACGTGAGCATCCTCTACGAAAACGGCAGTGTGGGCAGAGCCGATCTGCTGAGGTCGGAGGTCGAGCTTTCCAACGCGAAACAAACTCTTATCCGCGCGTCGAGCTCCTATGATACCGCGGTGAAACAACTCAACAGTCTCATGGGAGTTTCGCTGGACGCGCAGCTTCTCATAGACGAAAAAATGACTTACGAGAAATACCCCCATACGCTGGAGGAGTGTGTCTCCTTTGCAAGGCGGATACATCCCGACCTGGCGGGGGCTTCTCACGCCATAAAGTCCGCGAAGGCCGGGGTCGGTGTCGCCCAAGGAGGGAGGCTTCCCCAGGCGTCTTTGATGGTCACTCAAAATCTCGGATCTATCAACTCGTGGCCCGGAGCGAAGGCGGACTCGCTTTCTGTGGGTATCAACATCGAGTTCACGGTCCTGGACGCGGGGGCGGGCGCCTCTAAGGTCTCCTCGGCTAAAGAGTCCGTCCAGAAAGCCCAATATCATTATGAACAGACCATGGAAACGGTTATTTTGGCGGTCAACTCTGACTATAATAGTATTATGGAAGCGGCTCAAAGGGTGGAAGAATCGATGTCGGCGGTGGGGAAAGCGCAGGGGGCGTATGACATTGCGGTGGACCGTTATAATGAGGGAGTCGGCACAAATATCGACGTGGTGGATTCTCAAGGCGCTTTGACATCAGCCCATTCAAACCATACCCAAGCTCTATGCGATTATAATATAGCGCTCGCCAACATCGAACATTCGATGGGAGGACCTTTGGAGTGA
- a CDS encoding efflux RND transporter periplasmic adaptor subunit, with protein MKKFFMGAMAVIIFLSIAFVGYGIYLNQTSDNHIETMMASRVVNVRGIRVSLRNIRPEIVLPRANFQTNRAADVIAPIEGTIDEVAAVQGQAVKRGQQLCTLVNRDIALQISRANTDVAKAQASYAQVRNEADRSKRLAERDAISQNELETATARLKAAEAELEATRIALRQLNQQKRFQTVTSPLDGFLVAFYKETGSYVQRGEPVAMVADFSHLMSRGQVTDAQIKNITPVDDVFLMRMDMSYLTEKALDMAFASGFEENFIIKTRIRNIDPPMSENAPLRIVTWEMENDRALLEPGYYTDVTISRNDMKNTLAVPLMLIKDIKNPSLHARDSNSKLAVRKVETGVYGEGLIEILSGIEEGDVVITSDIEGIGLETQVDVTLEDY; from the coding sequence ATGAAAAAATTTTTTATGGGGGCGATGGCTGTCATCATTTTCCTTTCTATCGCCTTTGTGGGGTATGGAATATACCTCAACCAGACCAGCGACAACCATATCGAGACGATGATGGCCTCCCGTGTCGTGAATGTGCGGGGAATCCGAGTGTCTTTACGGAACATCAGGCCGGAGATTGTCTTGCCTCGCGCGAATTTTCAGACGAACCGAGCGGCCGACGTCATAGCCCCAATAGAGGGAACCATCGATGAGGTTGCGGCCGTTCAAGGCCAGGCTGTGAAGCGCGGGCAACAACTTTGCACTCTCGTCAATAGGGATATAGCGCTTCAGATCTCCAGGGCGAACACTGACGTCGCCAAGGCCCAGGCCTCGTATGCCCAAGTCCGAAACGAGGCCGATAGGAGCAAACGCCTTGCCGAGAGGGACGCTATCTCCCAAAACGAGTTGGAGACGGCGACGGCGCGCCTGAAGGCGGCGGAAGCGGAACTGGAGGCGACCAGAATCGCGCTCAGACAACTCAATCAACAGAAAAGATTTCAGACCGTAACCTCTCCCCTGGATGGTTTTTTGGTTGCCTTTTACAAAGAAACAGGTTCCTATGTTCAGAGAGGCGAGCCTGTGGCTATGGTCGCTGATTTTTCACACCTCATGTCCAGGGGACAGGTTACGGACGCGCAGATCAAGAACATAACACCGGTGGACGACGTTTTTTTGATGCGCATGGACATGTCGTACCTCACGGAAAAAGCTCTAGATATGGCATTTGCGTCCGGTTTCGAGGAGAATTTCATCATAAAAACCAGAATACGGAACATTGATCCGCCCATGAGCGAGAACGCGCCTCTCAGGATCGTGACCTGGGAGATGGAGAATGATCGGGCTCTGCTGGAGCCGGGATATTACACGGACGTGACGATAAGCAGGAACGACATGAAAAACACGCTGGCCGTGCCTCTCATGCTGATTAAGGATATAAAAAACCCGTCACTTCACGCGCGAGACTCGAACTCGAAACTCGCCGTCAGAAAGGTCGAGACCGGTGTTTATGGCGAAGGCCTGATTGAGATTCTGAGCGGGATAGAAGAAGGCGACGTGGTGATCACGTCGGACATTGAGGGTATCGGGCTGGAAACCCAAGTAGACGTAACGCTGGAGGACTATTGA